One Coffea arabica cultivar ET-39 chromosome 5e, Coffea Arabica ET-39 HiFi, whole genome shotgun sequence DNA segment encodes these proteins:
- the LOC113743770 gene encoding probable WRKY transcription factor 2 isoform X2 codes for MGEFDDHVAIIGDWMPPSPSPRALFSTLLGDDVSLRMVAEPTSENKAGFSFPGPVEHSASASSDQKDGSQGGAAVDQTGKFSSMSEQRMSSRGGLMERMAARAGFNAPRLNTESIRPPDLSQNLEVRSPYLTIPPGLSPTTLLDSPVFLTNSLVQPSPTTGKLGFLMSGSSRNATVTEFPDKSKENCFQNVNTSSFAFRPILESGPPLFFGASNRQPFPSIEVSVQSGNTLPPRSVEHAKSAALNQPADFSRPSAAKDTVHNDILSEPSSFQNVGGGSEHSPPLDEQQEDDADQRGGGDQNISGAPAEDGYNWRKYGQKQVKGSEYPRSYYKCTHPNCPVKKKVERSQEGHITEIIYKGAHNHPKPPPNRRSALGSSNTLSDLQVENSEQVAMGADGNPGWTTMQKGNFDWRHDNLEETSSAALGPEYGNGTTSLQAQNGSQLESGDGVDGSSTFSNDEDDEDRGTHGSVSLGYDEGDESESKRRKIESYATDMSGATRAIREPRVVVQTTSEVDILDDGYRWRKYGQKVVKGNPNPRSYYKCTSAGCTVRKHVERASHDLKSVITTYEGKHNHDVPAARNSSHVNSGISGTLPAQAGAAVQSHVHRPEPSQLHNCIAQFERPPLGSFALPGRPPLGPTHGFGFGMNQQGLPNMTLAGLGPPNQGKIPALPVHPYLGQPRPMNEMGRMLPKGEPKMEPMSDPGLNLSNGSSVYHMSRLPLGP; via the exons ATGGGTGAGTTTGATGACCATGTTGCTATTATTGGGGATTGGATGCCTCCTAGCCCAAGTCCACGAGCTCTATTTTCGACGTTGTTGGGTGATGATGTTAGTTTAAGGATGGTTGCTGAACCCACCAGTGAAAATAAAGCTGGATTCTCTTTTCCAGGGCCTGTAGAGCACAGTGCATCTGCTAGTTCTGATCAAAAGGATGGATCACAAGGTGGTGCTGCTGTTGATCAAACAGGTAAGTTTAGTTCAATGTCTGAGCAAAGGATGAGCTCTCGCGGGGGTCTTATGGAAAGGATGGCAGCTAGAGCTGGATTTAATGCCCCAAGGTTGAATACGGAAAGCATCAGACCTCCTGACCTATCACAGAACCTGGAGGTCCGGTCACCTTACTTAACAATTCCTCCTGGTCTCAGCCCAACAACCTTGCTAGACTCTCCTGTCTTTTTAACTAACTCTCTG GTTCAGCCATCTCCAACTACTGGAAAGCTTGGATTTCTCATGAGCGGCAGCAGCCGAAACGCAACAGTGACCGAGTTTCCTGATAAGAGCAAAGAGAACTGTTTTCAGAATGTGAACACTTCATCCTTTGCATTTAGGCCCATTCTGGAGTCTGGTCCCCCTCTTTTCTTTGGTGCATCCAACAGg CAACCTTTCCCGAGCATTGAGGTTTCAGTACAGTCAGGAAACACACTTCCACCTCGAAGTGTCGAACATGCTAAATCTGCCGCATTGAATCAGCCAGCTGATTTTTCTAGACCATCTGCTGCAAAGGATACTGTACACAATGATATCTTGTCAGAACCAAGTTCCTTCCAAAATGTAGGTGGTGGTTCAGAGCATTCTCCACCTCTTGATGAGCAGCAAGAAGATGATGCAGATCAAAGGGGAGGTGGAGATCAAAATATTAGTGGTGCCCCAGCTGAAGATGGTTATAATTGGAGAAAATATGGCCAGAAACAAGTAAAAGGAAGTGAATATCCACGGAGTTATTACAAGTGCACGCATCCAAACTGCCCGGTCAAGAAAAAAGTGGAAAGATCACAAGAGGGTCACATTACAGAGATCATCTACAAGGGGGCACATAACCATCCAAAACCTCCGCCCAACCGCAGATCTGCTCTTGGATCCTCCAACACACTTAGTGACTTGCAGGTAGAGAATAGTGAGCAAGTTGCAATGGGTGCCGATGGCAATCCTGGATGGACAACCatgcaaaaaggaaattttgacTGGAGGCATGACAATCTTGAGGAGACATCATCTGCCGCATTGGGTCCAGAATATGGCAACGGAACTACCTCTTTACAGGCTCAGAATGGCAGCCAACTTGAATCAGGAGATGGAGTAGATGGATCTTCTACTTTTTcaaatgatgaagatgatgaggaCCGTGGGACACATGGCAGTGTTTCATTAGGCTATGATGAAGGAGATGAGTCAGAGTCCAAAAGAAG gaaaattgagagttaTGCAACTGACATGAGTGGGGCCACCAGAGCCATCAGGGAGCCTAGGGTGGTTGTCCAAACCACCAGTGAGGTGGATATCCTCGACGATGGGTACCGCTGGCGCAAGTATGGGCAAAAAGTTGTGAAAGGAAACCCTAATCCAAG GAGTTACTACAAATGCACGAGTGCAGGATGCACAGTCAGGAAACATGTGGAGAGGGCCTCACACGACCTGAAATCAGTTATAACTACGTATGAAGGGAAGCACAATCATGACGTTCCTGCAGCTCGAAACAGCAGTCATGTTAATTCTGGGATTTCCGGCACCCTTCCTGCCCAAGCTGGTGCTGCTGTTCAAAGTCATGTGCACAGGCCTGAGCCCTCACAACTTCATAACTGCATAGCACAATTTGAAAGGCCTCCTCTTGGTTCATTTGCCTTGCCTGGGAGGCCCCCTCTAGGGCCTACTCATGGCTTTGGTTTTGGAATGAACCAACAGGGATTACCCAATATGACATTGGCTGGATTGGGTCCTCCTAATCAAGGCAAAATACCTGCTCTCCCAGTTCATCCGTATCTAGGGCAGCCACGTCCAATGAATGAAATGGGTCGTATGCTTCCCAAAGGAGAACCTAAGATGGAGCCTATGTCAGATCCTGGATTGAACCTCTCCAATGGCTCATCGGTTTATCACATGAGTAGGTTGCCCCTCGGACCATAG
- the LOC113743770 gene encoding probable WRKY transcription factor 2 isoform X3, with the protein MGPVEHSASASSDQKDGSQGGAAVDQTGKFSSMSEQRMSSRGGLMERMAARAGFNAPRLNTESIRPPDLSQNLEVRSPYLTIPPGLSPTTLLDSPVFLTNSLVQPSPTTGKLGFLMSGSSRNATVTEFPDKSKENCFQNVNTSSFAFRPILESGPPLFFGASNRITSTNLPQQPFPSIEVSVQSGNTLPPRSVEHAKSAALNQPADFSRPSAAKDTVHNDILSEPSSFQNVGGGSEHSPPLDEQQEDDADQRGGGDQNISGAPAEDGYNWRKYGQKQVKGSEYPRSYYKCTHPNCPVKKKVERSQEGHITEIIYKGAHNHPKPPPNRRSALGSSNTLSDLQVENSEQVAMGADGNPGWTTMQKGNFDWRHDNLEETSSAALGPEYGNGTTSLQAQNGSQLESGDGVDGSSTFSNDEDDEDRGTHGSVSLGYDEGDESESKRRKIESYATDMSGATRAIREPRVVVQTTSEVDILDDGYRWRKYGQKVVKGNPNPRSYYKCTSAGCTVRKHVERASHDLKSVITTYEGKHNHDVPAARNSSHVNSGISGTLPAQAGAAVQSHVHRPEPSQLHNCIAQFERPPLGSFALPGRPPLGPTHGFGFGMNQQGLPNMTLAGLGPPNQGKIPALPVHPYLGQPRPMNEMGRMLPKGEPKMEPMSDPGLNLSNGSSVYHMSRLPLGP; encoded by the exons ATGG GGCCTGTAGAGCACAGTGCATCTGCTAGTTCTGATCAAAAGGATGGATCACAAGGTGGTGCTGCTGTTGATCAAACAGGTAAGTTTAGTTCAATGTCTGAGCAAAGGATGAGCTCTCGCGGGGGTCTTATGGAAAGGATGGCAGCTAGAGCTGGATTTAATGCCCCAAGGTTGAATACGGAAAGCATCAGACCTCCTGACCTATCACAGAACCTGGAGGTCCGGTCACCTTACTTAACAATTCCTCCTGGTCTCAGCCCAACAACCTTGCTAGACTCTCCTGTCTTTTTAACTAACTCTCTG GTTCAGCCATCTCCAACTACTGGAAAGCTTGGATTTCTCATGAGCGGCAGCAGCCGAAACGCAACAGTGACCGAGTTTCCTGATAAGAGCAAAGAGAACTGTTTTCAGAATGTGAACACTTCATCCTTTGCATTTAGGCCCATTCTGGAGTCTGGTCCCCCTCTTTTCTTTGGTGCATCCAACAGg ATAACCTCAACCAATCTTCCTCAGCAACCTTTCCCGAGCATTGAGGTTTCAGTACAGTCAGGAAACACACTTCCACCTCGAAGTGTCGAACATGCTAAATCTGCCGCATTGAATCAGCCAGCTGATTTTTCTAGACCATCTGCTGCAAAGGATACTGTACACAATGATATCTTGTCAGAACCAAGTTCCTTCCAAAATGTAGGTGGTGGTTCAGAGCATTCTCCACCTCTTGATGAGCAGCAAGAAGATGATGCAGATCAAAGGGGAGGTGGAGATCAAAATATTAGTGGTGCCCCAGCTGAAGATGGTTATAATTGGAGAAAATATGGCCAGAAACAAGTAAAAGGAAGTGAATATCCACGGAGTTATTACAAGTGCACGCATCCAAACTGCCCGGTCAAGAAAAAAGTGGAAAGATCACAAGAGGGTCACATTACAGAGATCATCTACAAGGGGGCACATAACCATCCAAAACCTCCGCCCAACCGCAGATCTGCTCTTGGATCCTCCAACACACTTAGTGACTTGCAGGTAGAGAATAGTGAGCAAGTTGCAATGGGTGCCGATGGCAATCCTGGATGGACAACCatgcaaaaaggaaattttgacTGGAGGCATGACAATCTTGAGGAGACATCATCTGCCGCATTGGGTCCAGAATATGGCAACGGAACTACCTCTTTACAGGCTCAGAATGGCAGCCAACTTGAATCAGGAGATGGAGTAGATGGATCTTCTACTTTTTcaaatgatgaagatgatgaggaCCGTGGGACACATGGCAGTGTTTCATTAGGCTATGATGAAGGAGATGAGTCAGAGTCCAAAAGAAG gaaaattgagagttaTGCAACTGACATGAGTGGGGCCACCAGAGCCATCAGGGAGCCTAGGGTGGTTGTCCAAACCACCAGTGAGGTGGATATCCTCGACGATGGGTACCGCTGGCGCAAGTATGGGCAAAAAGTTGTGAAAGGAAACCCTAATCCAAG GAGTTACTACAAATGCACGAGTGCAGGATGCACAGTCAGGAAACATGTGGAGAGGGCCTCACACGACCTGAAATCAGTTATAACTACGTATGAAGGGAAGCACAATCATGACGTTCCTGCAGCTCGAAACAGCAGTCATGTTAATTCTGGGATTTCCGGCACCCTTCCTGCCCAAGCTGGTGCTGCTGTTCAAAGTCATGTGCACAGGCCTGAGCCCTCACAACTTCATAACTGCATAGCACAATTTGAAAGGCCTCCTCTTGGTTCATTTGCCTTGCCTGGGAGGCCCCCTCTAGGGCCTACTCATGGCTTTGGTTTTGGAATGAACCAACAGGGATTACCCAATATGACATTGGCTGGATTGGGTCCTCCTAATCAAGGCAAAATACCTGCTCTCCCAGTTCATCCGTATCTAGGGCAGCCACGTCCAATGAATGAAATGGGTCGTATGCTTCCCAAAGGAGAACCTAAGATGGAGCCTATGTCAGATCCTGGATTGAACCTCTCCAATGGCTCATCGGTTTATCACATGAGTAGGTTGCCCCTCGGACCATAG
- the LOC113743770 gene encoding probable WRKY transcription factor 2 isoform X1 yields the protein MGEFDDHVAIIGDWMPPSPSPRALFSTLLGDDVSLRMVAEPTSENKAGFSFPGPVEHSASASSDQKDGSQGGAAVDQTGKFSSMSEQRMSSRGGLMERMAARAGFNAPRLNTESIRPPDLSQNLEVRSPYLTIPPGLSPTTLLDSPVFLTNSLVQPSPTTGKLGFLMSGSSRNATVTEFPDKSKENCFQNVNTSSFAFRPILESGPPLFFGASNRITSTNLPQQPFPSIEVSVQSGNTLPPRSVEHAKSAALNQPADFSRPSAAKDTVHNDILSEPSSFQNVGGGSEHSPPLDEQQEDDADQRGGGDQNISGAPAEDGYNWRKYGQKQVKGSEYPRSYYKCTHPNCPVKKKVERSQEGHITEIIYKGAHNHPKPPPNRRSALGSSNTLSDLQVENSEQVAMGADGNPGWTTMQKGNFDWRHDNLEETSSAALGPEYGNGTTSLQAQNGSQLESGDGVDGSSTFSNDEDDEDRGTHGSVSLGYDEGDESESKRRKIESYATDMSGATRAIREPRVVVQTTSEVDILDDGYRWRKYGQKVVKGNPNPRSYYKCTSAGCTVRKHVERASHDLKSVITTYEGKHNHDVPAARNSSHVNSGISGTLPAQAGAAVQSHVHRPEPSQLHNCIAQFERPPLGSFALPGRPPLGPTHGFGFGMNQQGLPNMTLAGLGPPNQGKIPALPVHPYLGQPRPMNEMGRMLPKGEPKMEPMSDPGLNLSNGSSVYHMSRLPLGP from the exons ATGGGTGAGTTTGATGACCATGTTGCTATTATTGGGGATTGGATGCCTCCTAGCCCAAGTCCACGAGCTCTATTTTCGACGTTGTTGGGTGATGATGTTAGTTTAAGGATGGTTGCTGAACCCACCAGTGAAAATAAAGCTGGATTCTCTTTTCCAGGGCCTGTAGAGCACAGTGCATCTGCTAGTTCTGATCAAAAGGATGGATCACAAGGTGGTGCTGCTGTTGATCAAACAGGTAAGTTTAGTTCAATGTCTGAGCAAAGGATGAGCTCTCGCGGGGGTCTTATGGAAAGGATGGCAGCTAGAGCTGGATTTAATGCCCCAAGGTTGAATACGGAAAGCATCAGACCTCCTGACCTATCACAGAACCTGGAGGTCCGGTCACCTTACTTAACAATTCCTCCTGGTCTCAGCCCAACAACCTTGCTAGACTCTCCTGTCTTTTTAACTAACTCTCTG GTTCAGCCATCTCCAACTACTGGAAAGCTTGGATTTCTCATGAGCGGCAGCAGCCGAAACGCAACAGTGACCGAGTTTCCTGATAAGAGCAAAGAGAACTGTTTTCAGAATGTGAACACTTCATCCTTTGCATTTAGGCCCATTCTGGAGTCTGGTCCCCCTCTTTTCTTTGGTGCATCCAACAGg ATAACCTCAACCAATCTTCCTCAGCAACCTTTCCCGAGCATTGAGGTTTCAGTACAGTCAGGAAACACACTTCCACCTCGAAGTGTCGAACATGCTAAATCTGCCGCATTGAATCAGCCAGCTGATTTTTCTAGACCATCTGCTGCAAAGGATACTGTACACAATGATATCTTGTCAGAACCAAGTTCCTTCCAAAATGTAGGTGGTGGTTCAGAGCATTCTCCACCTCTTGATGAGCAGCAAGAAGATGATGCAGATCAAAGGGGAGGTGGAGATCAAAATATTAGTGGTGCCCCAGCTGAAGATGGTTATAATTGGAGAAAATATGGCCAGAAACAAGTAAAAGGAAGTGAATATCCACGGAGTTATTACAAGTGCACGCATCCAAACTGCCCGGTCAAGAAAAAAGTGGAAAGATCACAAGAGGGTCACATTACAGAGATCATCTACAAGGGGGCACATAACCATCCAAAACCTCCGCCCAACCGCAGATCTGCTCTTGGATCCTCCAACACACTTAGTGACTTGCAGGTAGAGAATAGTGAGCAAGTTGCAATGGGTGCCGATGGCAATCCTGGATGGACAACCatgcaaaaaggaaattttgacTGGAGGCATGACAATCTTGAGGAGACATCATCTGCCGCATTGGGTCCAGAATATGGCAACGGAACTACCTCTTTACAGGCTCAGAATGGCAGCCAACTTGAATCAGGAGATGGAGTAGATGGATCTTCTACTTTTTcaaatgatgaagatgatgaggaCCGTGGGACACATGGCAGTGTTTCATTAGGCTATGATGAAGGAGATGAGTCAGAGTCCAAAAGAAG gaaaattgagagttaTGCAACTGACATGAGTGGGGCCACCAGAGCCATCAGGGAGCCTAGGGTGGTTGTCCAAACCACCAGTGAGGTGGATATCCTCGACGATGGGTACCGCTGGCGCAAGTATGGGCAAAAAGTTGTGAAAGGAAACCCTAATCCAAG GAGTTACTACAAATGCACGAGTGCAGGATGCACAGTCAGGAAACATGTGGAGAGGGCCTCACACGACCTGAAATCAGTTATAACTACGTATGAAGGGAAGCACAATCATGACGTTCCTGCAGCTCGAAACAGCAGTCATGTTAATTCTGGGATTTCCGGCACCCTTCCTGCCCAAGCTGGTGCTGCTGTTCAAAGTCATGTGCACAGGCCTGAGCCCTCACAACTTCATAACTGCATAGCACAATTTGAAAGGCCTCCTCTTGGTTCATTTGCCTTGCCTGGGAGGCCCCCTCTAGGGCCTACTCATGGCTTTGGTTTTGGAATGAACCAACAGGGATTACCCAATATGACATTGGCTGGATTGGGTCCTCCTAATCAAGGCAAAATACCTGCTCTCCCAGTTCATCCGTATCTAGGGCAGCCACGTCCAATGAATGAAATGGGTCGTATGCTTCCCAAAGGAGAACCTAAGATGGAGCCTATGTCAGATCCTGGATTGAACCTCTCCAATGGCTCATCGGTTTATCACATGAGTAGGTTGCCCCTCGGACCATAG